In Oryza sativa Japonica Group chromosome 8, ASM3414082v1, the sequence TTACTGAAAAGGCAAATAAATGAAAAGGAACGATTAAAAACAGAAGAAGACACATAAACACATCACGAATTTTCGTGAATCCGAAAACGTCTGCAAGCCACAGTTTATACCTAGAGTTGTACCATTCCAGCTATGCTTGTAGCTTCCCGGTTCAAGTTTGCTGTATTCTTTCTCCTTGAGTTCTTCCATGCTTCCAGCTACGCTTGTAGCTCATTGGCAATTCATCAAGTGAAAATAAATAGTATTTTGAGCATGTTCATCCAAGAGACAGTAGCAGGTCTAGTTTACTGCTGTGACATAACTTACACAGCTTGGTTGCATTGTTTTATGTGAACGATCAGTCAGAGAGGTCTTTCTGTATATGCACAAACTGAAGTTGTGAAGCTTAGGATTTCACTGCCCACAAAATCTGTCAACTCCAAACTGGTCAGGAGGGTAAAATTGAGACAGACAGACAATCAACCGAATAGCACGTTAGCCAACCGAAAAATGGATTCCGAAGATTGTCACCTAAGGTGTGACACTGAAACAATGATTCTGAAAACACAATACAAAGAGAATAATTTAATTACCAACTAATTGTATTCTCTGAAATTTCTGAGCTGTCCTTTAAGGTCAGATGGGTTCCAGTTGAAGGTGAATCAGATGGCAGCATCCACAGCCTTTTACGCTGtcaaacaaataaagaaaatagAACTTAAGAATATCGACTTCAACCACAAAATAGATACAGACACTTGCAAAATTTTGGAATAAACTATGTACACAATGGAGGACAATCCATATGAACATAATCAAAAGGAACCAACAGATTAAAAAATTTCTTACCTCGGCTTTGCTCTTAATTTGCACTTGTGCACATAAAACCACCATTAAGGAATCAGGCACAGTCAACCACCTAAAATAATCAATAGATACGATGAGAGAGCAAGTGTGATCACCATTAGGATTAggtaaattttgctacaggacacttgtTATTTGTGGTTTTAGCTCTAGGACACTacccaaactcacttttgggggaaaacactccataaacgtggtaatttgccagtggacaccgcgccaattaaaataatactttccggttggggaggagagagaaatcgcgtgaaatgtcaaaaatgtccttgggcccacatgtcagttctATCTCCTATCCCTCTCCTCATctatctctcttttctctctcagaGCGCGCTCGCATGGGGTAGCATCAGTCACGGCGGAGATGGTGAGAACGGCGGCCAGCGGAGTggagtggggcggcggcggcggtggacgagcacgcggccggcggagcggcagcggcggcgagcgagtgCGTGGCAGGAGgcagcgagcgagcgcgcgataggagccgcggcggcgggcggctggCGAGAGTGGCGTGCACCCCAtggtgacggcgatggcgacacaAGCTCCCACGTCGGCTGATCTCTCCggcaacggcggtggcggcagcgggctAGCGGCTGGCTCGCCGAggaggtagcggcggcggcggcctgagaGTGAGAAGACGAGGTGGGCGGGCGTTTCCAACGCTTCTTCTCGTAGGCGATGCCGCGCGCCTTGGCCTGGCAGTCGTAGACCTCGTGGAGGTAGAggcggacggcgcgggcgccgAACGGGTTGGCCTCGGGTTGGCCGCCATGCTCCTCAAAGGCGGCGCGGAAGCGGCCGACGAGCGCGTTGAGGCTGCCCCACGCCTGGCGGAGAAGGCACGGGCACGGCACCGGTAGCGAGGGGTGgctccgccggccgcgcgctcgtccaccgccgccgccgccccgctccacTCCGCCAGCCACCGTCCTCGCCAtctgagagagaaaagagagagatgaggagagagataggagatagatctgacatgtggacccaagggcatttttggcATTTCACGCAATTTCTCACTCCTCCCCAACCAGAaagtattattttaatcggcgcggtgtccacgggcaaattaccacgtttatggtgtgttttcccccaaaagtgagtttgggcagtatcctagggctaaaaccacacataacaagtgtcctgtagcaaaatttgccttaggATTAAATTGAGCACCAATTAAAAAATTGATATAAAAAGAACATGGACAAACAGTGTAGCAAAGTCTGAATTGCAGGTAGTACAAATAAGAGAGTAGTATTGTAATAGTAATCTTGGAAGAACATTAGTTGGGTAAAAGATAGCAATCTTGGAAGAACAATGTTGTGATAAATAGGGAAAACGCTCCTATCTGGACGCCCGATGGTAAGAAAAAAATCGGACACCCGCACGCCTCTTCTCAAACCATGTGATGAATGTTTTTTATCCTGCCCGTTGCAACTTGCAACCCCTCCCCTCTCACTCTAActtctgcatgcatgcagcatgcaCTGCTCTGACATGAAGTAGTCCACCCTCTCCTTTTTTTATTCCCTTTCATATGCTTGCTGGTACTTCTTAATGTATAACTtcaaataatcttatttcaTAAAGTATTTATCTAATCCGTAATTGGAGTATACCATTGTATTCAccgcaattaaatcttcacaacaagatcttacttgactatatatttttttatttttttaatggatttttTAATTGTTGCAATGGGTATTTAATGATGTTTTCGCTAGGTCATTTTGAAATGTTGCATATGGTGTTTTTTAATGTTTCAGGAGGTATTTTGTGATTTCTTCGGCTGATGTTTCACGgtatcatttttttaatgttaCACGTGGTGTTCTTTGAATGTTTCATGAGGTATTTCGTGATATTGTAGCTAATGTTTCACTAGGTCATTTTGAAGTGTTGCATTGTATTATTTTGATGTTTTTCTAGGTATTTTGTGATGTTTAACTAGGTATTTTGTGATATTTCACTATTGCATTTGGAATGTTCCATGTCGTGTTCTTTGGATGTTTCAGAAGGTATTTTTGTGATGTTTCAGAACGTATTTCACTAGCTCAATCGAAATGTTGCACGTGGTGTTATTTGAATGCCTCAGAAGGTATTTTAGTAGTTCATTTGAAATGTTGCATATTGTATTATTTGGATGTTTTAGCAAATGTTTCACTAGGTCATTTAGGTTGTTGCACGTGTTGTTCTTTCGATAATTCAACGTGTATTTTGTAATGTTTCAGCGATTACAAATCAATATTCTATTTATAATATAGAAATGTTTCAATtagtaatataaatatatatgctttatttatacaaaatataatcatgtgagatctctTTGTAAAGATTTAACTGCAACAAATTCaacggtgcaatcggatcaCAACTTGTATCTAAAATAATTATTCGTTCtttaatccgattacaccattgtattcattacaattatatttttataaaaagatatcacacaattatattttgataaaaaaaataaatgttgttTCACCcccttaaaaaaattgtttcagTTGTATAAAATGTTCTAGAGAAATgtaacattaaaaaaatatcgacTGCAACACCATTAACCACCTATATGAAACATTGAGTCTCAGAGAGCGAAACAAGAAAAGTCATATGAGAtttacaaaatattttaaaaacttgatattgttcaaatatttttatatgactAATGAGTATTAAACTATAACTATTGAAACATTATTAAATACTTAGTGAAACATTTAAGGAAAACAACCTACAAAATTTGCAAATTAACTAATGAAACAACATATGTATACTAGCTGAAACATTTAAATATAACATGTGCAACATTTCAAAGAAAACCATTAAGaaagttaaaatatttttttcatcgaaatatatgcatgtgtggtcttgttttaaagatttaattgcaatgaattaaatgatgtaatcggatcgtaaattggataaataatttaaaagataaacTAGTTTAAAATTTGGAAAATAAGTGTTATACCTACCCTACTAGCTTGTACTACCCTACTAAGCATGCATGTAGCTACTAGTAAGTGGCTATGCCATATCTCTTCGACTGATATATAATTGCGCATGTGACAGAGGCTGAGATGGACGCTCTTGCGTGTGACAGATGCTGAGCTGGGCGTGACGTCCGATTTTTTGTATTTTGTCGGACATCCGACGCGTAGTCGTCTCCGATAAATAGGCCATCTGCCCATATTGCTACCGATCTGCAAAACATGTGTGGAAGAAAATTCATCATGTGTTCACCACTTAATTAGATGTGGTATACTTACATGTGATCGTTCGTGAGGGAACCGTGCGGTCTTAACCTTGGCTGGCTCAGAAACGGTGGGTCGCCACCATCGCGAGGGCGTAGGTCGATGCCAACGGCCACCCGCTTGGATCGGCGATGCGAGGAGGTCGGCCGAGCGGATCGACGCCGGCAGCCGGCCAAGCAGATTGACGCTGGGAGGAGACCGCATTAATCGAATCGAGGCTGTCACCAGCTGCGGCAACCGGAGGTGGTGGAAAACCAGCGAACCCACTCGGCCTTTCTCGGTCTGATGCGAATAAGTTTATGGTCATTTAATCTGATTTCGGCCCAATACAATTCTTCCGAGCAGGCCGTATGGGGGATTCCTGTTCCGCGCGTACGCTCTAGCAACGGAGGCGCGCACTTTCACGGCGCcgttttttaagtttttttttgataaaaatttGTCATGCGTTTGTGTCTTCTTGTTTAGTTGACTGaaacaaactttcaactcatattTAGGGCCtttttagttcgcgaaaaggaaaatttttgggtgttacGTCGGACGTTTTaccagatgtcggaaggggttttcggatacgaatgaaaaaactaatttcataactcgcatggaaaccgcgagacgaatctttttagtttaattaatccgtcattagcacatgtgggttactgtagcacttatagctaatcatggactaattaagctcaaaagattcgtctcgcaatttcccccctaactatgcaattagtttttaaatttatctatatttaatacttcgtgCATGTATAAAAagatcgatgtgatgttttgggaactaaacagggccttatttAGGATTTGGAAACTTTTCAactaagatttgaaaactttcaagtccagaattaaactcagatttaaaaattttcaagtcaagatttgaatactttcatcttaaatttaaaaattttcaactcacatcttgaaactttaaaatcttgatttgaaaaattcaagtcaatatttgaaaactttctactcgaatttaaaaactttcatctcatattcaaaaacattcaactcaaatttaaaaactttcatctcaaaacctaaaaactttcaactatttAAGTcatgatttgaaaactttcaactaaagatttgaaaactttcagctcagatttaaaaactttcatctcagattcaaaaacattcaactcagatttaaaaattttcatctcgaatcttaaaaactttcaactcaaattcaaaactttcagTAGAAATTAAAGATGAAAGATTcaatttctaaaataaaaaatcacGGAAAAAAAACGTTTCACAGTCTCCCCGTGGTGGAAAAAAAGAagcgagaaaaaaagaaaaagagaaaagagatggGCTTCGTGAGGGCGTGGGCCACGTGGGCTAGAAACACGCGCAACTTGCGCTAATAGCGCGTACGCGCTAATTAGCAATTTCAGGCCGTATGCTAGTTGGTTGGATCATCCAATTTTCTATTTGGTCAAAGTCTCTGGTTATTTTGCATGTATACACTTTTTGATGACATGTTTACCTCCCATAAAATTCATTATATTGTAGGACAAGAGCGGATGCAATCGTAAAAAATCTTTCGTTGCTATATAAACATTTTATAAATGTATAATGGTGTATTGGCACCCTATTGGTAGACAACTtggctcccccccccctcccgctCTTCCACCCCTCGTAGTCCCCCCACCACTCTGGCAACTGCCACCATTCCTCCCTGATGGTCTCCATGATGAATTTGGCTTCCTAGGTGCTCAGGATCAACAGATCTAGCAGCAACGACAACCATGGAGACGGATGTGGCGAGGCGGTATCGACAACGGCGAAGTGGGCTGTGTCTACAAAAGTCAAAAGGTTTGCGGCTCGCGCAGTGTGTGCAGCGGCTTTGAGACCTCGGGCACACTGAATTCGGCAGTTGAAGGTTGCGGAGTTGGTCGGTGGTGATAGCTATGGATTATCGATAACGGCCAGCAGGCAGATCCATGAGAGGTCGTCCGTGATGGAAGTGAGCGGATTGCGGCGAGGTCATCCATGGTGGCGGGTGAACTAGGATTCCTAGGTAGTGCTGGTTCCTAGGGTTTCTCTGTAGAACAGATGGATTAATTTTATGTTCAAAGTTTGGTGATGATAGATGTGTCTAATGTTATGTGGGGAATCGGTTACAACCAGACGTGGGAAGAAAAAAGAGCAGTGATAAGGCTCGGACGCTTTACGATGGTGTGTACTGGCATTTCAGATTAGGTTCATTATCATTTTGTTTTGATTAGGAGTttatttgccaaaattttaataaTTCAATTCAGTTTGTAAGCTATCGATTATGTAAACCgtcaataataaaaggggtagcgtACGAGATCTAAAAGTGAATGGATGCGGAAGACATGGATTTAGACAAGTTCAGACCCTCTAGAtaagaggtaataccctacttatTTCAAGGGATTGTATCCGCCGAAtgtatattgatctgacgatctgaTCGTGCTTATGTCCTTGGAGGGCTCGCTTGCCATCTTTTGCTAATGTATATAGGTTGACGGACAAGGTTACAAAGAGGAAAACATAGCCGGATATGGCTCCAGTTTCCTTTTGCTGATGAAGATAATGATGTTGGTGATCCAGTCGGATTTTAGCGTTGACGAAGTCCAGACTCATGAAGCAAATAACTTTGTTGACAATAGTTGGCCGAAGATGAAAGTAATGCCGATAGCAAATgtgccggtggtgatgttcatGATAATAAACTGTTGAGAAGATGTCCATGATAATAAACGTTGAGTCATAAAGAATAGTATATTACATTGGATGGATAAAAAACATTAACGGAGTAACACTAAAATTAGAAATGTACCGAGGTGCCTACCTAAAGTTCACTTGGGAAAAACCAGGAGCATATTTTTTGGAGAAGCGATGATGACAAATTAGAAACCATCGTGCACAAATTAAATATACATATCATTACACAATACTATtgcattttttaatttttgctaGTACATTTCACACTCTTCCTACGGTGCTTGGGTCCAACCATAAACAACAACCGCGTGAGAGCCGCACCATGATTTGCATGATGATAACATGTCAGCTGTCGTTTTCCCCTTTTAATCGAGGTTATGTCTAGTGAAGGCTTTTCTGTAATCAATGATTGAATCGCCTGTAGTATTACCAATAAGTTCAATCAAGTACGTACTGAATGtactaagtactccctccatccaaaaaaaagacaacatagtactaggatgtcGAATCTAGATATAGAGTATGTCctaattcgttgtactagaatgtgtcgcATCGTAATACGAGGTTGAGTTTtttctaggacggagggagtatatgtcatGTCTTACGATTCtcccctctctcactctcctgAGTTACAGTACAGATGGCATGCATATCAAAGGTCAAAGGATATCAAAGATCAAGCAGTCAACAAGTCTACCAAATTACTAACAAGCAAGTCAATGTTCAATGCGTCAACTCAGCAACATCTCTAGTTTGAACCCAAAGATAAACGTTGATCGTTGTTGGCGAATATGCTTGAGAGGCAATTGGGAAGGACTCCATGCTGTTTTATCCatctttttcagttttttttttctgatgaaCGTATTAGATACATAGCCACAATACTGATGTTACAGTAACCTAAGTATTTCTATAGTACCATAGAGCATGTGAGCCCTTGGATTTGGATCTGACAGCCGTTGGAGTTGTGCCTTGCCATGAACAGATTTGCAGTAGGAGCACCAAGAATCTGACAATGGACTGGAAACGGAAAAACAAAGCACATATCAAGAAGGATAAATTGGACAAATCGAACACGGTTGTGCAGCCAAAACCACACactttcttgattttttttacctctAATTTAGAATAGCAAACAGAAGTTGCACACGAACTGCTATAAACACGCTGCGCCGACGGCGAAAAGTGCTGAAATCAAAGGGAAAATGAAACTCCTAAAATGAAGTGTTTTGGGGTTTATCCAACAACAACAAACAGGTGGCAGCTTAAAAGTTGTAGATACACTGCAAACTGCAGCAGAACCAGGTTCAGTTGAGAGGATGAGGATGCTGAGTGGGTCTGGTTGATATCTTGTCAGCATCTTTCTCAACTTCAACACTCCTCGTGGATCAATGTAAAGAACATTGTTAGGCCTCAATAATTGATCATTTCGTTACATCAAGTATCATATTCCAATGGCCGGCACAGCACTAACTTGTAGGGCCCTAATATCACCTGAAAGTTATGCGGTCTAACCTTTGGATTCCCTGGGGAAATGACAAATGACAAATGTTACAacacgaattttttttttttgaagcaaAGTTACAACACGAATGTTACAACACGAATTTTGAAAAGCATCGTGACTTCATCGCACTAGACAATAGCATATGAAACTGCTGCTCCCAGGCAACAGTTTGTTTGTGTTCCTGTTCCAAATGATGCAGGCTGCTATGGAGACAGCCCTGTGGTTTAGAATAGGTGTTAGGTCAAATGTCATATCTGATATTGGACCATCTTTTGGACAGTTAGAAAAGAGGTTTTGCAAGACAAAATAATAGCATGGTGCAATCACAAAGTTCACATGTTGGTCATGTTGTGCCGACATTGGAAAATTGCCTCCAAATCTACAACTGAATTGGATATTCCCATTTTCAGTATTTTTGAAATCGGTGAATAGAAAGGCTGCTGATTCTTTTGTTCAGATGTTAGTGAAAGTAAACTTGTTAACTAGGGGTGGGCAATCGGTCTGGACCAATAGTTCGGTCTGGTCCTTATGGTCTAAAGAAAGTTCGGTCTTCTCAAACAGAAGACCGAAATTGTAAATGATCAAAGCatcaacatatattttgaacaaATCAGATGAAACTGTAAACTTCAAAATTGACTATCTCAATATTAAATACCCATTGTTTTGCAAAATCATGTGGGCAAACTATTTTACATAGAACTATCAAAATGTGTCACTTTCTGATTGAGTTGATTGTGCCAGGTGAACAGTGAATTCAACACAACTTATCTCTTTACGACTAATTTTTTTACACTGTTAGTTTTCATGTACGAGATTTCAGCATCACTTGAACAGTTCGAGGTTTGGTCTTGCATGCTATAGTCTTTGTCACAAATACTAATTCCTGATAGAGACCATACTTCTCAAAGTAAAATGTTATCTACTTATTTCAAAACATCATTTGCAGGGTCAATTCTGCTTAATTAGCCATCACAAAGATTTGAAATATATACGGAttgataattttaaaaaaacaacccCTAAGCATCATGAAAATGTAAGCCTCTACAGTAAGTTCATTTTGAATTGTTAACTTCAAATATTTTACAGTTTGAAAAATACAAACATTTCTGTATTATTTGTTGAATTAACGTAAAGGAGATATATTAAGGCTGCATTTGGCAGCCACTATACGTTTCCTTTGCATAAGAATGAAAGAGAGATATTAAGGCTCCATTTCACAGCCACTATATTAAGGATCCATTTCACAGCCAGTAAAAGTGGTGGTAGTGTGTGTTGGTGTCATAAATACTAAATAAGAAAACATGTAAGTTGCATCACTAATTTTGCAGAAAAAACAGAACCTTCCAAATATAGTGGCTCTCAGGAGTGCTGAAATATTTCTGGCTTGCCAATGCAACAAGAGGGAATCACGTAGTTTATATCTCCATTGACAACCATTGCATGAATTGATCAACAAGACAAAAGTTACAAAACATGTGAAATTAAACAATATCACCACAAAAGTCGTTTCACAAGGGATATTGTGGTCGTGCGCCGGCCAGGTGAGATGTGTGAGTGGGTTTTGGTGTGAAGGGGTCACCTTTTGGAGTTTTGGTCCCTTCTCTGtaattgtttatttcttctaaaTGTAATGAAGTGCAGTCATCCTACGTTCTTCTACACCTTATATGCTGACATACTCTTGTTAACAAGTGTTATCACCATATTGCAACCTCTCAACCTCCTTCCTCTGCCATGGAAACCATGCTCTCTCTTCTCACACATGCCCTCCTCTTGCAAACAGTCACCTCTCAGACCATCAATGGTGATGATCTCTCAGCACTCTTGTCATTCAAATCCCTCATAAGGGATGACCCAAGAGAGGTGATGTCATCTTGGGACACCGCTGGCAATGGTACAAACATGCCAGCACCTGTCATCTGCCAATGGACTGGTGTTTCCTGCAACAATCGCCGGCATCCAGGTCGCGTAACCACTCTCCGTCTGAGTGGCGCTGGCCTAGTCGGCACCATCTCCCCTCAGCTCGGCAACCTGACCCACCTCCGTGTCCTTGATCTGTCAGCCAACAGCCTCGATGGTGATATCCCAGCTAGCCTTGGTGGTTGTCGAAAGCTTCGTACATTGAACTTGAGCACGAACCACCTGTCAGGTTCAATCCCTGATGATCTTGGTCAGTCATCAAAGCTTGCCATTTTCGATGTCGGCCACAACAATCTTACTGGTAATGTTCCCAAGTCATTCTCCAACCTCACAACACTTGTGAAGTTTATCATAGAGACGAACTTCATTGATGGCAAAGATTTGAGCTGGATGGGTAACCTCACATCATTGACACACTTCGTTCTTGAAGGGAACCGTTTCACTGGTAACATCCCTGAATCTTTTGGTAAAATGGCTAATCTTATTTACTTTAATGTCAAAGATAATCAGTTGGAAGGCCATGTTCCTCTACCGATCTTCAATATTTCTTCCATTAGATTCTTGGATCTTGGTTTCAACAGACTGTCAGGATCACTTCCACTCGATATTGGTTTTAAGCTTCCCAGGATAAAAATTTTTAGCACTATTGCTAACCATTTTGAGGGCATAATACCACCGACCTTCTCAAACGCATCTGCTCTCGAATCCTTGCAACTTCGTGGAAACAAATATCACGGCATGATTCCTAGGGAAATTGGCATCCATGGTAACCTGAAGTTCTTTGCGTTAGGAGACAATGTGCTCCAAGCCACACGGCCTAGTGATTTGGAATTTTTTACATCATTGACCAATTGTAGCAGCTTGCAAATGCTAGATGTTGGCCAGAACAACCTTGTTGGTGCAATGCCAATTAACATTGCAAACCTGAGCGGAGAGCTCTCATGGATTGACCTAAGTGGCAACCAATTAATTGGGACCATACCTGCAGATTTGTGGAAGCTTAAACTTACATCTCTCAACCTGTCATATAATCTCTTCACAGGAACTTTACCTCATGATATTGGCTGGCTTACAAGAATCAATTCTATCTATGTATCACATAATAGAATCACTGGGCAGATTCCACAATCATTAGGCAATGCCTCACAGTTGAGCTCTCTCACTTTGTCAAATAATTTTCTGGATGGAAGCATTCCATCAAGCCTTGGCAATCTCACAAAACTTCAATACTTGGATCTTTCCGGTAACGCCTTGATGGGCCAAATCCCACAAGAAATACTTACAATACCTTCCCTTACCAAACTTCTCAGCCTCTCCAACAATGCTCTAAGTGGCTCTATTCCAAGACAGATTGGGCTCTTGAACAGCCTTGTCAAAATGGATCTCTCAATGAATAAGCTATCTGGTGAAATCCCAAAAGCTATTGGCAGCTGTGTCCAATTGAGTTTCCTAAATTTCAAAGGAAATCTTCTCCAGGGACAAATACCAGAAAATCTGAACAATTTGAGGAGCCTTGAAATCCTTGATCTCTCTAACAACAACTTGGCAGGTCCCATACCTGAATTTCTAGCGAATTTCACGCTTCTAACTAATCTAAACCTCTCCTTCAACGCACTGTCAGGTCCTGTTCCAAATACAGGGATTTTTTGTAATGGCACTATAGTGTCACTCTCAGGTAATACAATGCTATGTGGCGGCCCTCCAGATTTGCAATTCCCTTCATGCCCATCTAAAGATTCAGACCAGGCTTCAGTGCATCGACTACATGTCTTAATCTTTTGCATTGTTGGAACTTTGATTTTCTCTTTGTTTTGTATGACTGCATACTGCTTCATTAAGACAAGGATGAAACCGAATATCATTGATAATGAAAACCTATTTCTTTATGAGACGAATGAGAGGATATCTTATGCCGAACTACAAGCAGCAACCGAGTCATTCT encodes:
- the LOC4345065 gene encoding receptor kinase-like protein Xa21, with protein sequence METMLSLLTHALLLQTVTSQTINGDDLSALLSFKSLIRDDPREVMSSWDTAGNGTNMPAPVICQWTGVSCNNRRHPGRVTTLRLSGAGLVGTISPQLGNLTHLRVLDLSANSLDGDIPASLGGCRKLRTLNLSTNHLSGSIPDDLGQSSKLAIFDVGHNNLTGNVPKSFSNLTTLVKFIIETNFIDGKDLSWMGNLTSLTHFVLEGNRFTGNIPESFGKMANLIYFNVKDNQLEGHVPLPIFNISSIRFLDLGFNRLSGSLPLDIGFKLPRIKIFSTIANHFEGIIPPTFSNASALESLQLRGNKYHGMIPREIGIHGNLKFFALGDNVLQATRPSDLEFFTSLTNCSSLQMLDVGQNNLVGAMPINIANLSGELSWIDLSGNQLIGTIPADLWKLKLTSLNLSYNLFTGTLPHDIGWLTRINSIYVSHNRITGQIPQSLGNASQLSSLTLSNNFLDGSIPSSLGNLTKLQYLDLSGNALMGQIPQEILTIPSLTKLLSLSNNALSGSIPRQIGLLNSLVKMDLSMNKLSGEIPKAIGSCVQLSFLNFKGNLLQGQIPENLNNLRSLEILDLSNNNLAGPIPEFLANFTLLTNLNLSFNALSGPVPNTGIFCNGTIVSLSGNTMLCGGPPDLQFPSCPSKDSDQASVHRLHVLIFCIVGTLIFSLFCMTAYCFIKTRMKPNIIDNENLFLYETNERISYAELQAATESFSPANLIGSGSFGNVYIGNLIIDQNLVPIAVKVLNLSQRGASRSFLTECDALRRIRHRKLVKVITICSGSDQNGDEFKALVLEFICNGSLDEWLHASTAAISTSYRRLNLMKRLHIALDVAEALEYLHHHIVPPIVHCDIKPSNILLDDDMVAHVTDFGLAKIINIAEPCKESSSFVIKGTIGYVAPEYGSGSPVSMDGDIYSYGVLLLEMFTGRRPTDNFINGMASLIDYVKTAYPNNLLEILDTNATYNGNTQDMTQLVVYPIFRLGLACCKESPRERMKMDNVVKELNAIKKAFSAHTYA